The Comamonas testosteroni genome contains the following window.
TACCGTCGGGGGTAGAGCACTGTTTAGGCTAGGGGGTCATGGCGACTTACCAAACCTATGCAAACTCCGAATACCGACGAGTACAGCTTGGGAGACAGAGCACCGGGTGCTAACGTCCGGACTCAAGAGGGAAACAACCCAGACCGCCAGCTAAGGTCCCTAAAATTGGCTAAGTGGGAAACGAAGTGGGAAGGCTAAAACAGTCAGGATGTTGGCTTAGAAGCAGCCATCATTTAAAGAAAGCGTAATAGCTCACTGATCGAGTCGTCCTGCGCGGAAGATGTAACGGGGCTAAGCCAGTTACCGAAGCTGCGGATTTGCAATTTATTGCAAGTGGTAGGAGAGCGTTCTGTAAGCCTGTGAAGGTGTCTGGTAACGGATGCTGGAGGTATCAGAAGTGCGAATGCTGACATGAGTAGCGTTAAAGGGGGTGAAAAGCCCCCTCGCCGTAAGCGCAAGGTTTCCTACGCAACGTTCATCGGCGTAGGGTGAGTCGGCCCCTAAGGCGAGGCAGAGATGCGTAGCTGATGGGAAACAGGTCAATATTCCTGTACCGATCAATAGTGCGATGTGGGGACGGAGAAGGTTAGCTCAGCCAACTGTTGGATATGTTGGTTCAAGCCTGTAGTCGTGCCTGGTAGGCAAATCCGCCAGGCTTAGATGAGGGGTGATAACGAGTCTGCTTGCAGACGAAGTGAGTGATACCCTGCTTCCAGGAAAAGCCACTAAGCTTCAGCTATTGACGACCGTACCGCAAACCGACACTGGTGCGCGAGATGAGTATTCTAAGGCGCTTGAGAGAACTCAGGAGAAGGAACTCGGCAAATTGACACCGTAACTTCGGGAGAAGGTGTACCCCAAGTAAGTGAAGTTGTACAAACGGAGCTCAAAGGGGTTGCAAAAAATTGGTGGCTGCGACTGTTTAATAAAAACACAGCACTCTGCAAACACGAAAGTGGACGTATAGGGTGTGACGCCTGCCCGGTGCTGGAAGATTAAATGATGGGGTGCAAGCTCTTGATTGAAGTCCCAGTAAACGGCGGCCGTAACTATAACGGTCCTAAGGTAGCGAAATTCCTTGTCGGGTAAGTTCCGACCTGCACGAATGGCGTAACGATGGCCACACTGTCTCCTCCTGAGACTCAGCGAAGTTGAAATGTTTGTGATGATGCAATCTCCCCGCGGAAAGACGGAAAGACCCCATGAACCTTTACTGTAGCTTTGTATTGGACTTTGAACGGATCTGTGTAGGATAGGTGGGAGGCTTTGAAGTGCGGTCGCTAGATCGCATGGAGCCAACGTTGAAATACCACCCTGGTGCGTTTGAGGTTCTAACCTGGATCCATTATCTGGATCGGGGACAGTGCATGGTAGGCAGTTTGACTGGGGCGGTCTCCTCCCAAAGCGTAACGGAGGAGTTCGAAGGTACGCTAGTTACGGTCGGACATCGTGACGATAGTGCAATGGCATAAGCGTGCTTAACTGCGAGACTGACAAGTCGAGCAGATGCGAAAGCAGGACATAGTGATCCGGTGGTTCTGTATGGAAGGGCCATCGCTCAACGGATAAAAGGTACTCTGGGGATAACAGGCTGATACCGCCCAAGAGTTCATATCGACGGCGGTGTTTGGCACCTCGATGTCGGCTCATCTCATCCTGGGGCTGTAGTCGGTCCCAAGGGTATGGCTGTTCGCCATTTAAAGAGGTACGTGAGCTGGGTTTAAAACGTCGTGAGACAGTTTGGTCCCTATCTTCCGTGGGCGCTGCAGATTTGAGGAAGCCTGCTCCTAGTACGAGAGGACCGGAGTGGACACACCTCTGGTGTACCTGTTGTCACGCCAGTGGCATCGCAGGGTAGCTAAGTGTGGAAGAGATAACCGCTGAAAGCATCTAAGCGGGAAACTCGTTTCAAGATGAGATCTGCCGGGGCCTTGAGCCCCCTGAAGGGTCGTTGTAGACCACGACGTTGATAGGCTGGGTGTGGAAGCGCAGCAATGCGTTAAGCTAACCAGTACTAATTGCCCGTGCGGCTTGACCCTATAACTTTGGGTAAGCCTGGAAAAATAAAGACAGAACGCAAGTTCTAGTTATGCCGAAAAGGCGCAATCGAAAAGCTGATTGAAGACTCTATGAATTCGTTGGACTGAGGGTGAGCAAGATTAAGAAGTTAATCGAGGCGCCGTCAATCTGACAAAAAGTTTATGCCTGATGACCATAGCAAGTTGGTACCACTCCTTCCCATCCCGAACAGGACAGTGAAACGACTTAGCGCCGATGATAGTGCGGGTTCCCGTGTGAAAGTAGGTCATCGTCAGGCTCTTACAGTGAAAACCCCGTAGTCGAAAGATTACGGGGTTTTTTATTGGGCGCCTCAAAATGAGGAGCGCTTGTCGTAGGCTGGCAAAGCATTACAGCTGCAAAAATACCGGAAGCCTATAAAAAGAGAGCGCTAGGCGCTCTCTTTTTATTTCTGCATGTTGGGGGCATAGAAGCGCAGGATGCCGTTTTCATCCAGCCGCCGCGTCAGTTGCCGGCTGAACCAGAGGTAGTGCAGGTGAGCCAGAGCCTCGCCCATGGCGAAAGTCATCTGGTGAGTGTCCAGTTGGCGTTTGAAGAGGATGGGAAGGATGTCGGCAGCGCTCAGCTCCTGTTGCCGGGAGGCCTGCATGATGTCGACCAGACGTTCCTGATGATGGTCCAGCAGTTGCTGGACACGGGTATGCAATCCTGTGAATGGCTTGCCGTGCGAGGGCAGAACATAGGTGTCCTGAGGGAGAGCGAAGTAGCGCTTCAGCGATGTGAGAAACAGCTGCAGCGGGTTGGCTTCGGGCTCGGAAGAGTGCACGCTGACATTGGCGGAAATACGGGGCAGCACCATGTCACCGCTGATCAGTGTCTTGAGCTCGGCGCAATAAAGCGCCATGTGCTCCGGCGCGTGACCATAGCCGGCAATGCACTGCCATGTGCGGCCGTTGATGTCTATCTGGTCGCCATCCATGATGCGGTGATAGATGTCGGGGATAGGCGCTACCAGGGAAGAGTAGTAGCTGCCACGGCCACGCACATGGAGCAGAAATTCTTCATCTCTCTGTCCGTGCAGGCTGTAGAAGTCCGCACCAGATTCGCCGCCGAAGCCGTCTCTGTCTTTCATGGCGACGCGGGCGACGTTGTAATCGGTGGCACTGACCCACAAGGGCGCATTCCATTGATGGCAGAGCCAGCCGGCCAGACCGATATGGTCGGGGTGCATATGGGTGACGATGACACGCAGAATAGGCAGGCCTTCAAGCGCAGAGGCAAAAATCTGCTCCCATTGCTCGCGAGCTTCAGTGCGATTGACGCAGCAGTCGACGACCGTCCAGCCCTCGTGTACCTGGCCATGTGGATCCGTTTGGCGATCACGCAGCAGCCAGAGGTTGATGTGATCAAGGGCAAATGGCAAGGTCATGCGGATCCACTTGACGCCGGGTGCCACTTCCAGAGTCTGGGCTGGACCGGGCAAGGTATCACCCAGTGGGTAGTGAAGAGCGGATTCTTGGCTTGAGGTCATGGGGCGGTAATTCGTTTAGCATTGACGTTAACGTAAACGTCAGTTTTGTCAAAGCATTTTAGAGATCAAGCCGCTTCTGGCAGTCGCCTGTGCGATGCAAGACCTACAACCCTAAAGAATCATGTCGACCATTTACACCATCAGCGATCTTGCCAAAGAGTTCGATCTCACGACTCGGGCCATCCGTTTTTATGAGGACATGGGCTTGCTGCAGCCGGAGCGCTCCGGCGCAGGCGGCCGCAACCGCGTGTATTCATCGAGAGACCGCGCACGTCTGCGCCTGACGCTGCGGGCCAAGCGCCTGGGGTTGTCGCTGTCGGAGGCCAAGGAAATCATCGATATGTATGACAGCCCGCGTGATACGGGCGTGCAGCTGCGCAAGTTTCTCGATGTGCTGGCGATCCACCGCAAGCAGCTCGAAGCGCAGATGGCCGATCTGCAAGTGACACTGGATGAGGTGCGAGAGCAGGAAAAAGAGGCGCGCACGCTATTGAAGAGGAGCGAGAGCAAAAATGGCGCATAATTGACGTTTACGTAAACGTCAATTTCAAAGCTTTGCTGGAGCGTTGTCATGTCTGTTGCAGGTGTCACCGAGTCTCTGGATTTTGTTCATCGGGTGAGGCAGAGCTTTGCCAGGCAAGGCGCCATGGCCACGATTGGCGCGGAGCTGGCCCTGGTGGAGCCAGGCGTTGTCGATATCTGTCTGGACTGGGCTCCGGGCCTGACACAGCAGCATGGTTTTTTGCACGCCGGCATGGTGTCCACCGCTCTCGACTCGGCCTGCGGCTATGCGGGCCTGACGCTGATGCCAACGGATGCCGCCGTGCTCACCATCGAATTCAAGATCAATCTGCTCGCCCCGGCCAAGGGCCAGCGCTTTCGCATGGAGGGCCGGGTCATCAAGCCCGGACGCACCATCACCGTATCCGAAGGCAAGGCATTCGCCATTGACCAGGGAAAAGAGAAACTGATCGCCACAATGGGCTGCACTCTGATGTGTGTGCAGAACCGTGAAGGCATACAACACTGACAAGACGATTCGTCAGACCCATATCTACAGGAGACAACCATGAGCCTTGCCAATCTGCCCGGACTGAACTTCCAGCTCGGTGAAGACATCGATGCGCTGCGTGATGCGGTGCGTGAGTTCGCACAGAGCGAGATTGCTCCGCGTGCGGCCGAGATCGACCGCAGCGACCAGTTCCCCATGGACGTGTGGCGCAAGTTCGGCGAGCTGGGCGTGCTCGGCATCACCGTACCCGAGCAGTACGGCGGCGCCGATATGGGCTATCTGGCGCATATGGTGGCGATGGAGGAAATCTCGCGCGCCAGTGCCTCGGTGGGCCTGTCCTATGGCGCGCACAGCAATCTGTGCGTGAACCAGATCAATCGCAACGGCAGCGAGGCGCAGAAGGCCAAATACCTGCCCAAGCTCATCACTGGGGAACATGTGGGCGCGCTGGCCATGAGCGAGCCCGGTGCCGGCTCTGACGTCATCAGCATGAAGCTCAAGGCCGAGGACAAGGGTGGCTACTACCTGCTCAATGGCAGCAAGATGTGGATTACCAACGGGCCCGATGCCGACACCCTGGTGGTCTATGCCAAGACCGAGCCGGAGATGGGCGCTCGTGGCGTGACGGCCTTTCTGATCGAGAAGGGCATGAAGGGCTTCTCGATCGCGCAAAAGCTGGACAAGCTGGGCATGCGAGGCAGCCATACGGGCGAGCTGGTGTTCCAGGATGTGGAAGTGCCGGCTGAAAACATTCTTGGCGGCCTGAACATGGGCGCCAAGGTATTGATGAGCGGCCTGGACTATGAGCGCGCCGTCCTGACCGGCGGCCCGCTGGGCATCATGCAGTCCGTCATGGACAATGTCGTGCCCTATATCCACGACCGCAAGCAGTTCGGCCAGAGCATCGGCGAGTTCCAGCTGATCCAGGGCAAGGTGGCGGACATGTACACCGTGCTGCAAGCAGGCCGCTCTTTTGCCTATACGGTCGCTAAAAACCTGGATCTTCTGGGAACCGATCATGTGCGCCAGGTTCGCAAGGATTGCGCCAGCGTGATCTTGTGGTGCGCCGAGAAGGCCACCTGGATGGCCGGCGAGGGCGTGCAAATCTATGGCGGCAATGGGTATATCAACGAGTATCCGCTCGGTCGTCTGTGGCGAGATGCGAAACTCTATGAGATTGGCGCAGGCACCAGCGAAATTCGCCGCATGCTCATAGGCCGCGAGCTGTTTGCTGAAACCTGCTGAAAAAGCAGGAGCTGCGCCGTTCTTTCAACCACAAAAAGAAGGATAGCTTCATGACAACGACCTCCATCGAAGAACTGTTTGTCCACAACCGCGAATGGGCAGACCAGATGGAGCGTGATCGTCCTGGTTTCTTTACCGGACTGATGGCGCAGCAAAAACCCAAGTACATGTGGATCGGCTGCTCGGACAGCCGCGTGCCAGCCAACCAGATCACGGGTCTGGAGCCTGGCGAGGTGTTCGTGCACCGCAACGTGGCCAACGTGGTGGTGCCCAGCGATCTGAACTGCCTGTCCACCATTCAGTACTCGGTCGATCATCTGAAGATCGAGCACCTGATGGTGGTGGGCCACTATGGCTGCGGCGGCGTGTATGCGGCGCTGAACAATCTGCGCCTGGGTCTGGTGGACAACTGGACCCGCCACGTGCGCGACGTGCGCGACAAGCACATCAAGCTGCTCGAAGGCATCTCCACCCAGTTCCGCCACGATGTGCTGTGCGAGCTCAACGCCATCGAGCAGGTGGTTAACGTGGCCCAGTCCACCGTGATGCAGGATGCCTGGGCCCGCGGCCAGAAGGTGACTCTGCACGGCTGGTGCTACAGCCTCAACAACGGCCACATCACCAACCTCGAAATGACCGTGCCTGGTGTGGGCGGCCTGGAGGATGTCTACAACAAGGCTGTCGAGAAGGTCGCTGCGCGCAAGCGCGACTGATCGCTGCCGCAGCGCAGTTGCAGTGCCCTCAAGCGGACTCAAGGCCTGTGTCGCTTGTTCTGTTTGAGAGTGCTGCTCACTTATCTGGAGCGACTGGCCCGCCATGTTTCCGCAACGACTGGACGCCCCTGAGGCCTATGCCATTGCGCAGGCCCTGATGCACGGCTACAACCAGCATTACCGCATGTTCAGTGCGGAAGCTGCCCGAGCCAAGCAACGCTTCGAGACCATGGACTGGCAGGGCCAGCAGCAGGCTCAGCGCGAACGCATAGAGTTCTACGACCGGCAGGTGCGTGCCTGCATCCAGAGGCTGGAAGAGGGGTTTGCCGCCAGCCTGCAGAGCATGGCTGTCTGGCAGCAGGTCAAGCTGCATTACATCGGCCTGATGGTCGATCATCTGCAGCCGGAGCTGGCCGAGACCTTCTTCAACTCGGTCACCACCAAGATTCTGCACCGCACCCATTTCCAGAACGACTTCATCTTCGTGCGTGCGGCCGTCAGCACCGAGTATCTGGAAAACACTGCGCCGGGTGCCGTACCCATCTACCGCGCCTACTACCCCGGCAACCTCGCCCGCATCGAAGGCACGCTGCAGATCCTGTTCGAGCAACTGCAACTGCAATGCGGCTTCGAAGACCTGCCGCGCGACGTGCATCTGCTGGCCGAGCGCATACGCGAGAGGCTGGCGGGTCTGACGCTCAGGGCCAACTTCCAGCTTCAGGTGCTGTCCAGCCTGTTCTATCGCAACAAGGGGGCGTACCTGGTCGGCAAGATCATCACCGGCTATACCGAGCTGCCGCTGGCGATTCCCATACTGCATGGAGAGCAGGGGCAACTGATACTGCACGCGGCCCTGTTCGGCGAGGACGACCTGCATGCGCTGTTCAGCTTTGCGCGCGCCTATTTCATGGTGGACATGGAAGTGCCCAGCGCCTATGTGAGCTTTCTGCGCAGCCTCATGCCGCGCAAGCCCAAGGCGGAAATCTATAACGCCCTGGGTCTGGCCAAGCAGGGCAAGACGCTGTTCTACCGCGACTTTCTGCATCATCTGCGCCATTCCAGCGATCAGCTGCGCATTGCGCCCGGCATCAAGGGCCTGGTCATGCTGGTGTTCGACCTGCCCAGCTTCCCCTATGTGTTCAAGCTCATCAAGGACCGTATCGCCAGCAGCAAGGATGTGTCGCGTCCCCAGGTCAAGGCCAAGTACCAGCTGGTCAAGAAGCATGACCGTGGCGGCCGCATGGCCGACACCATGGAGTACAGCCTGGTGGCTTTTCCCAGGGAGCGCTTCAGCGATGAGCTGCTGGCCGAGCTGCATGCCCAGGCTCCCGAGCAGATCGAGATCAGTGACCGTGATGGCGACGGGCAGATGGAGGTCATCATCAGCCACCTCTACATAGAGCGCCGCCTGGTGCCGCTGAACCTGTTCCTGATGGAGTGTCTGGCCGAGGCAGATACCAAGCCGGAGCGCCGCGCTGCCATGGAGAGGGCGATTCTCGAGTACGGCAATGCCATCAAGGATCTGGTCGCCACCAATATCTTTCCCGGCGACATGCTGTGGAAGAATTTCGGCGTCACGCGTGGCGGCAAGGTGGTGTTCTACGACTATGACGAGATCGAATACCTGACCGATTGCAATTTCCGCGAGGTGCCGCAGCCGCGAACCGAGGAAGAGGAGATGTCGGGCGACATCTGGTACTCGGTCGGCCCCAGGGATGTCTTCCCCGAGACCTTCGGACCTTTTCTGCTGGGCCATCCGGCCGTGCGCGACATCTTCATGCGCCATCACGCCGATCTGCTGGAGGCCGAGTTCTGGCGCGGCCACCAGAGCCGTATCCGTGACGGTCATTTTCTGGACGTGTTTCCCTACGAGCGCAGCCGCTTTCTGCATGCTGGCGACGCAGGCCTGGACACGCAGCGTTTCGAGATTCCCGCCAATAGCCTCGCCTGAAGAGGCAGATCACATCCATCCATTTTTCAAGGAGACAAACCATGCATCAGGATCCCGTTGTCATCGTCAGCGCTGCCCGCACTCCCATGGGCGCGTTCCAGGGCGATTTTTCCGATCTGGCCGCCCATGACCTGGGCGGCGCAGCCATCAAGGCGGCAGTCGAACGTGCCGGAATCCGGCCTGAGCAGGTGGAAGAAGTGCTATTTGGCAACTGCCTGATGGCCGGCCAGGGCCAGGCTCCGGCTCGTCAGGCCGGCTTCAAGGGCGGCCTGCCGCAAAGCACAGGTGCCGTGACCCTGTCCAAGATGTGCGGCGCCGGTATGGAGGCCACCATCCTGGCGCACGACCAGCTCATCGCCGGCAGCCGCGAGGTGATGATTGCCGGCGGCATGGAGAGCATGACCAATGCCCCTTATCTGCTCAAGAAGGGGCGTGGCGGCTATCGCATGGGACACGACAAGATCTTCGATCACATGATGCTCGACGGTCTCGAAGACGCCTATGAAGCGGGCCGCTCCATGGGCACCTTCGGTGAGGACTGCGCCGCCAAATACCAGTTCACACGTGAAGCGCAGGACGCGTTTGCCATTGCCAGCGTGCAGCGCGCCCAGGCCGCGGCGCAAAGCGGCGCCTTCGATGCCGAAATCACTCCTGTCACCGTCAAGACCCGCAAGGGCGACGTGACCGTCAGCGTTGACGAAGGCCCGGCCAAGGCCAAGCTGGACAAGATCTCCAGTCTCAAGCCTGCGTTCAAGAAGGACGGCACCATCACGGCGGCGTCGAGCTCCAGCATCAACGACGGCGCTGCCGCCATGGTGCTGATGCGCGAGTCCACCGCAAGGCAGCTGGGCTGCAAGCCGCTGGCGCGCATCGTCTCGCACGCGACCTTTGCACAGGCCCCCGAGTGGTTTACCACTGCACCCGTGGGCGCCACCGAAAAGGCGCTGAAGAAGGCCGGATGGGCCGTGGAGGATGTGGACCTGTGGGAAATCAACGAAGCCTTCGCCGTGGTGCCCATGGCGCTGATGGCCGATCTCAAGGTCTCGCATGACAAGGTCAACGTGAATGGCGGCGCCTGCGCTCTCGGACACCCGATTGGCGCCAGCGGTGCGCGCATTCTGGTCACCCTGCTGCATGCGCTCAAGACACGCGGCAAGAAGAAGGGCCTGGCCACGCTGTGCATCGGCGGCGGCGAGGCCACGGCCATGGCAATTGAGCTGATCTGACGCCATTTGCTCAGAACCGTCACCGGTTTGCTCTACAGTGAACGCATGTTCAACGGATTGCACGCATTCGCGCTGAATGTGTGCAGCTCACATTGCGGAAATCATTCATGAGCGCAGACATTCACCACGACGAGAGCGAGACCATCAAGCCGCTGGAGCCGCAGCAGATTGATGCTTTCTGGGGCGATTTTTCCAACCAGCTGAGCCAGCTGGAGGGGCTTGATCGCCATGAGTTTGTGGAAAGCTCCAATGAGTTGCTGCACCAATATGCGCCGGGCCTGAGTCTGGAGCTGGAAGGCAAGCTCGGGGAAGCCGGCTCCCGTCTGGTGATCTCGGCCCATGGCAACACGGCGCAGTTCGAGAATGCCCAGGCACTGGTGCGCCAGGCGCCGCGTTTCGAGCATTACAGCGTGCAGGCGTTTCGCAGCCGCGCGCTGGGCAGCAACTTCGGCATGCGTATGGACGGCTTCGAGCTGGCCTGCTCCGATATCCGGGTGGGCTATTACGATGCGGGCGGCATCATAGGCCTCAAGCTCTCGTTCGAGAAGCCCATTGCCAGGGACATGGCCGAGCACGCGCAGCACATGGCTTTCATCATGCTGGACCATGTGCTGGGCGAGTGGGATTTTTCCGTACGCGTGGGCCCGGTCGAGTTTGCCTCCGAGGCTGCGGCCGATGTCTACGGCTCCGCTCTGCTGTCGGAGTTCCCGCCGCTGTTCGATGGCTTCATCCGCCAGCAGCTGGGCCGCAGCTATGAATTCCCCCAGGAAGACAGCGACCGCTGGCTCTCGCTCGAAGTGCGTGCACAGGATGCCGACGAGGATGCGCCGCCCGATATCCTGACCTTCCACGACGGGGCCAATGCCGTGGCCACGCGTGCCGATCTGTCGCATTTCATGGAGTGGCGCTTCACTTTCTCCAGCCAGCAAGAGCTGGACGGCGTGCGTGACGCCCAGGATGCGCTGGATGAACAACTCAGCCGCGAGCAGCGCGGCATTCTTGCCTTCTCGCGCGTGGAAAACATGAGTGCCCGCGTGGCCACCTACTATGTGGAAGATCCGGTCCATGCGGTGCAACTGGCCGGACAACTGGGCAGACAGCATGTGCCCGAGCTGGAGGGTGAGCTCAGCGTGAGCTTCGATCCTTCCTGGAACGAGTTCCTGTCTCTGTACGCCGCCATTCACCGCAACGACCGTCCCGAGGAGGTCCTGGCTTCATGATCACTTCGCGTGAGCAACTGCTGCAGTTGTATGACCCGCCGGCCGAGAGGGCGCTGCTCAAGCAGCAGTGGGAGCTGGATCGGCACTGCCTGCGCTTTATCGCGCTGTCGCCGTTTCTGGTCATGGCCACGGGCGGTCCAGGCGAAGCCTTGCTCGATGCCTCGCCACGAGGCGGCAAGCCTGGCTTCGTCAAGGCACCGGACGCCAATACCTTGCTCATTCCCGATGCCGGCGGCAACAACCGGCTGGACAGCCTGAGCAACCTGCTCGACGACCCGCGCCTGGGCCTGCTGTTCTTTGTGCCGGGCTTCGACGAAACCCTGCGTGTCAACGGCACGGCCCAGCTGCGTGACGAGGCGCATTACACGGCCTTGTTTGCCAGCGATCATTTCCGCCCCAAGCTGGTGATCGAAGTCCATGTGCAGGAAGCCTATCTGCACTGTGCCAAGGCGCTGATGCGCTCGCGCCTGTGGAGCGAGGAAGCCAGGGTGGCGCGCAACGTCATGCCTACGCTCAATCAGATCATCCATGCCCAAATGGGGCTGACCGCACAACCTGAATCGCAGGAAAGCATGGTGGCCCGCTATGGCGCCATGATTGCCGCCGAGCAGATCAAGAAAAGTTGATAGCTGACAGCGCCTGTCATGAAAGGATTCTCGATGAAAAACGTTTTGAAACCCAATATTCATAGGCGCAAACAGCTATGGCTTTGATACTGATTCTTGGCGCATCACGCGGTCTGGGGCGGGCCCTGGCCGAGGCCTACCTGGCGCAGGGCCACCAGGTGATTGCCACCGTGCGCAAGGCTGAAGACATGGTCGACCTGCAGGCACGGGGCGCCCGGGTGCTGCAGGTCGATCTGGCCGATCCGGCCAGCGTCAGCGGCCTGGCCTGGCAGCTCGACGGGGCCAGCATCGATATCGCGCTGTACGTGGCCGGCGTCTGGGACGGTCATGACGCAGGCGTGCCGCCTACCCAGCAGCAGTTCGACCTGGTGATGCACAGCAATGTGCTGGGCTTCATGCAGGCCCTGCCGCAGATTGCGCCCATGGTGCAGGAGGCTGGCGGCGTGATCGGCGCCTTCTCCAGCGGCATGTCCCTGCTGGGCGATGCGGACGAGAGCGCTTGGCTGTACCGCGTCAGCAAGGCTGCGCTCAATATGGCCGTGGTCTCGGCCTGCCGCCAATGGCCGGGCCTGACGCTGCTGGCGCTGGACCCGGGCTGGGTGCAGACCGAGATGGGCGGCGCTGCGGCCCCGCTGTCGGTGGCTCAAAGCGTGCAGGGACTGATGCAGGCCCTGGCGCAGGTCAAGCCCGAAGACCGTGGCCAGCTGCTGCGCCACGACGGCAGATACATCAAGCTTCTAGACGCCTAGCCCAGGCTGAACAACGGGCATATAGCTATAAATATCGGAGACAACATGCTGCTGAATCAGGACCAGGAAATGATCCGTGACGCTTTGCGCGATTTTGTGCGCGAGCAGATCACCCCCCATGCCGCGCGCTGGGACAAGGAACACCAGTTCCCCAAGGATGTGCACCAGGGGCTGGCCGCGCTCGGTGCCTATGGCATCTGCGTGCCCGAGGAGCTCGGTGGTGCGGGCCTGGACTATGTGAGCCTGGCGCTGGTGCTCGAGGAAATTGCCGCCGGCGATGGTGGCACCAGCACCGTCATCAGCGTGACCAATTGCCCGGTCAATGCCATCCTCATGAAGTACGGCAATGCCAGCCAGCAGGAGCAATGGCTGCGTCCGCTGGCCCAGGGGCAGATGCTGGGAGCCTTCTGCCTGACCGAGCCCCATGTGGGCAGCGATGCCTCGGCGCTGCGTACCACGGCTGTGCGCGATGGCGAGGACTACGTCATCAACGGCGTCAA
Protein-coding sequences here:
- a CDS encoding acetyl-CoA C-acyltransferase, producing the protein MHQDPVVIVSAARTPMGAFQGDFSDLAAHDLGGAAIKAAVERAGIRPEQVEEVLFGNCLMAGQGQAPARQAGFKGGLPQSTGAVTLSKMCGAGMEATILAHDQLIAGSREVMIAGGMESMTNAPYLLKKGRGGYRMGHDKIFDHMMLDGLEDAYEAGRSMGTFGEDCAAKYQFTREAQDAFAIASVQRAQAAAQSGAFDAEITPVTVKTRKGDVTVSVDEGPAKAKLDKISSLKPAFKKDGTITAASSSSINDGAAAMVLMRESTARQLGCKPLARIVSHATFAQAPEWFTTAPVGATEKALKKAGWAVEDVDLWEINEAFAVVPMALMADLKVSHDKVNVNGGACALGHPIGASGARILVTLLHALKTRGKKKGLATLCIGGGEATAMAIELI
- a CDS encoding SDR family oxidoreductase encodes the protein MALILILGASRGLGRALAEAYLAQGHQVIATVRKAEDMVDLQARGARVLQVDLADPASVSGLAWQLDGASIDIALYVAGVWDGHDAGVPPTQQQFDLVMHSNVLGFMQALPQIAPMVQEAGGVIGAFSSGMSLLGDADESAWLYRVSKAALNMAVVSACRQWPGLTLLALDPGWVQTEMGGAAAPLSVAQSVQGLMQALAQVKPEDRGQLLRHDGRYIKLLDA
- a CDS encoding PaaI family thioesterase, producing MSVAGVTESLDFVHRVRQSFARQGAMATIGAELALVEPGVVDICLDWAPGLTQQHGFLHAGMVSTALDSACGYAGLTLMPTDAAVLTIEFKINLLAPAKGQRFRMEGRVIKPGRTITVSEGKAFAIDQGKEKLIATMGCTLMCVQNREGIQH
- a CDS encoding MerR family transcriptional regulator; amino-acid sequence: MSTIYTISDLAKEFDLTTRAIRFYEDMGLLQPERSGAGGRNRVYSSRDRARLRLTLRAKRLGLSLSEAKEIIDMYDSPRDTGVQLRKFLDVLAIHRKQLEAQMADLQVTLDEVREQEKEARTLLKRSESKNGA
- a CDS encoding isovaleryl-CoA dehydrogenase, encoding MSLANLPGLNFQLGEDIDALRDAVREFAQSEIAPRAAEIDRSDQFPMDVWRKFGELGVLGITVPEQYGGADMGYLAHMVAMEEISRASASVGLSYGAHSNLCVNQINRNGSEAQKAKYLPKLITGEHVGALAMSEPGAGSDVISMKLKAEDKGGYYLLNGSKMWITNGPDADTLVVYAKTEPEMGARGVTAFLIEKGMKGFSIAQKLDKLGMRGSHTGELVFQDVEVPAENILGGLNMGAKVLMSGLDYERAVLTGGPLGIMQSVMDNVVPYIHDRKQFGQSIGEFQLIQGKVADMYTVLQAGRSFAYTVAKNLDLLGTDHVRQVRKDCASVILWCAEKATWMAGEGVQIYGGNGYINEYPLGRLWRDAKLYEIGAGTSEIRRMLIGRELFAETC
- the can gene encoding carbonate dehydratase, producing the protein MTTTSIEELFVHNREWADQMERDRPGFFTGLMAQQKPKYMWIGCSDSRVPANQITGLEPGEVFVHRNVANVVVPSDLNCLSTIQYSVDHLKIEHLMVVGHYGCGGVYAALNNLRLGLVDNWTRHVRDVRDKHIKLLEGISTQFRHDVLCELNAIEQVVNVAQSTVMQDAWARGQKVTLHGWCYSLNNGHITNLEMTVPGVGGLEDVYNKAVEKVAARKRD
- the aceK gene encoding bifunctional isocitrate dehydrogenase kinase/phosphatase, which encodes MFPQRLDAPEAYAIAQALMHGYNQHYRMFSAEAARAKQRFETMDWQGQQQAQRERIEFYDRQVRACIQRLEEGFAASLQSMAVWQQVKLHYIGLMVDHLQPELAETFFNSVTTKILHRTHFQNDFIFVRAAVSTEYLENTAPGAVPIYRAYYPGNLARIEGTLQILFEQLQLQCGFEDLPRDVHLLAERIRERLAGLTLRANFQLQVLSSLFYRNKGAYLVGKIITGYTELPLAIPILHGEQGQLILHAALFGEDDLHALFSFARAYFMVDMEVPSAYVSFLRSLMPRKPKAEIYNALGLAKQGKTLFYRDFLHHLRHSSDQLRIAPGIKGLVMLVFDLPSFPYVFKLIKDRIASSKDVSRPQVKAKYQLVKKHDRGGRMADTMEYSLVAFPRERFSDELLAELHAQAPEQIEISDRDGDGQMEVIISHLYIERRLVPLNLFLMECLAEADTKPERRAAMERAILEYGNAIKDLVATNIFPGDMLWKNFGVTRGGKVVFYDYDEIEYLTDCNFREVPQPRTEEEEMSGDIWYSVGPRDVFPETFGPFLLGHPAVRDIFMRHHADLLEAEFWRGHQSRIRDGHFLDVFPYERSRFLHAGDAGLDTQRFEIPANSLA
- a CDS encoding MSMEG_1061 family FMN-dependent PPOX-type flavoprotein, which produces MITSREQLLQLYDPPAERALLKQQWELDRHCLRFIALSPFLVMATGGPGEALLDASPRGGKPGFVKAPDANTLLIPDAGGNNRLDSLSNLLDDPRLGLLFFVPGFDETLRVNGTAQLRDEAHYTALFASDHFRPKLVIEVHVQEAYLHCAKALMRSRLWSEEARVARNVMPTLNQIIHAQMGLTAQPESQESMVARYGAMIAAEQIKKS
- a CDS encoding MBL fold metallo-hydrolase — its product is MTSSQESALHYPLGDTLPGPAQTLEVAPGVKWIRMTLPFALDHINLWLLRDRQTDPHGQVHEGWTVVDCCVNRTEAREQWEQIFASALEGLPILRVIVTHMHPDHIGLAGWLCHQWNAPLWVSATDYNVARVAMKDRDGFGGESGADFYSLHGQRDEEFLLHVRGRGSYYSSLVAPIPDIYHRIMDGDQIDINGRTWQCIAGYGHAPEHMALYCAELKTLISGDMVLPRISANVSVHSSEPEANPLQLFLTSLKRYFALPQDTYVLPSHGKPFTGLHTRVQQLLDHHQERLVDIMQASRQQELSAADILPILFKRQLDTHQMTFAMGEALAHLHYLWFSRQLTRRLDENGILRFYAPNMQK